TGAAACTAAGAAAAAATATACATACTTTCATACAATTTTTCATTCTATCCCCCTCCTGCCTTACCATATTCACCTTTGTAGCCACTCCATTACACTGCTTTTTAAATCATGCATACACCAAAAAGCTAATGCCTGCTCTTCTCCAAATTTTTCTACTAAGTATTCAACATACGAAGTTCCTAAAAAATAACCAAGACGATTATATCCGAAATAATTCCCTCCTGATAAGCGGAACCATTCTTTTTCTTTTTCAACATTCCCTCCTTCATTATAGTCCTCTAAAAATCGCTTCTTAATTTCAACATTTCTGTTCTTATAGCATTGTAACCACTGTTCGCCCTCGTTATTATATGAATAATAGACTGCGTCATCTAAACCTTTCACAACTTTTTTTGATAAATATGTTGCTACTCCTTCACGATATAGATTAACCGTAGCATCAGTCCACTCCGCCTTATTCCAAGCCATTCCGTTTTCCTGTAATAAAACATTATGATATACGTGTCCAATTTCATGAGCAACGATAACTCGAAGATGATTTAATTCAGGAGATAACTTCTCCGCCGCGAAAAATATTTGTCCGATAATTTCCCTTTCAACAAATGCATTTGAGCCAAATCCCCCTACAATTAAATTAAAGTTCAAATCTAACTCTATTTCAAAACGAGAACGATACTCTTCCCTCACCTCTCGAATAATCCAAGGTAAATCTTCTGAAATCATACATATGTCTTTTAATTTATCAGGATATTTTTGAATCGCATTAGACAAGCGTTCTGTCGTTTTGGGACAATGATATTTAAAATATTCTCCAAACACATCTGGATACGTGTCATAATATTTATACAGGTCATGTAACGCTATATCATTATTTTCCCACAGCCTCAAAAAATTAGGAATTGTATTGTTAATCATCATATATCCTCTCCTTACATACACCTTCTCTCCTTAATTACTTCAATCCTTCTTATGCAAAAAAGTCAGATAAAAAAACAGTCTATGGAGTGAACTGACCCCATAAAGTTAGACATGTTATTTCATTAAGCGGCTGTTAGGGCGTGAGTTCGGTATTGTACCGGACTCACGCCCTTTAATTTCGCCTTAATTCGTTTGTGATTATAATAATCGATATATTTTTCAAGTTCTTGTTTAAAGTGTTCTATACTCTCAAAATCTTTGAGATAAAGAAATTCAGATTTCATAATACCAAAAAAACTTTCAATAACCGCATTATCGTAACAGTTCCCTTTGCGAGACATACTTTGAGTAATTTTATGTTCTTGTAGGGCATGACGATACTTCTTCATTTGATAATGCCAACCTTGATCCGAGTGAATCAAGAGTTCATCTTCTTTTGTTAATCGTTGAAAGGACTTCTCTAACATTTTCGAAACAAGTGAATAGGTTGGTTTTGAACCGATTGTATA
The DNA window shown above is from Bacillus clarus and carries:
- a CDS encoding aminopeptidase, encoding MINNTIPNFLRLWENNDIALHDLYKYYDTYPDVFGEYFKYHCPKTTERLSNAIQKYPDKLKDICMISEDLPWIIREVREEYRSRFEIELDLNFNLIVGGFGSNAFVEREIIGQIFFAAEKLSPELNHLRVIVAHEIGHVYHNVLLQENGMAWNKAEWTDATVNLYREGVATYLSKKVVKGLDDAVYYSYNNEGEQWLQCYKNRNVEIKKRFLEDYNEGGNVEKEKEWFRLSGGNYFGYNRLGYFLGTSYVEYLVEKFGEEQALAFWCMHDLKSSVMEWLQR